In one window of Nicotiana tabacum cultivar K326 chromosome 12, ASM71507v2, whole genome shotgun sequence DNA:
- the LOC142167170 gene encoding E3 ubiquitin-protein ligase KEG-like: MAEDESESTLELPECPVCLQQYGDVSTVPRVLACGHSACGDCLTQLQNPFPCTIRCPSCTQLVKLPNPISCLPKNIDLLRFSTPNTSKTPNNHASTEKYDKGPIFIKPHLWSHEFYSIWRTWVLPEDSLIIESNGADDDSNGTCFICYGKILKVLKNVSCMGCVLKENEKVSLLEIGYFDDLNNGSSKKFEYSYEVKVMSVLYGLSEGERNELESIIKSSLGLHVMCKVYGFWYTMDNHCVYMVSEAFSGSLLGKVSVLRNAIPEKNVEEKVNDETGLVIVGSDICQAVNDLHLRGLLPGYLGLSCFGFDKFDRVYVDISEVLATGKRVRKTLTEVVVGEKGTCSEHLVVKLKNNIVEDCVFVSPEVLFELLKLDGIVIELGSSRHRVGYGSDIWSLACVIISLLVGKPFAEEMQNYLSYLFTAVRDEKGVDYVGGYMEWRQKIMILIECRVGSEFINVTEILLKCLDYNPANRPLASELWRTLRVLVIKPELDEVIDLRQEEEKENMCNCLILGDLCQSADKIRNQSSRCTSDTCVVENANQEEADGVEKLGADKDVVEGLSGGQVKCIDLKGHLNCITGFSNWRCKHCLFHFEILILHNLS, from the coding sequence ATGGCGGAGGATGAATCGGAGTCAACACTTGAGCTGCCGGAGTGCCCAGTTTGTCTACAACAATACGGCGACGTTTCAACCGTCCCTCGAGTCCTCGCCTGCGGCCACTCCGCCTGCGGAGACTGCTTGACTCAGCTACAAAACCCCTTTCCTTGTACTATCCGTTGCCCCTCTTGTACTCAGCTCGTGAAACTGCCCAATCCCATTTCATGTCTCCCCAAAAATATCGATCTCTTGCGCTTCTCCACCCCCAACACTTCAAAGACTCCCAATAACCATGCTTCAACCGAAAAATATGATAAAGGTCCTATTTTTATCAAACCCCATTTGTGGTCTCATGAGTTTTACTCAATTTGGAGAACATGGGTTTTACCAGAGGATAGTTTAATCATAGAATCAAATGGTGCTGATGATGATAGTAATGGGACTTGTTTTATTTGTTATGGTAAGATTTTGAAGGTTCTTAAAAATGTTTCTTGTATGGGGTGTGTTTTGAAAGAGAATGAAAAGGTTAGTCTTCTTGAAATTGGATATTTTGATGACTTAAATAACGGTTCTTCTAAAAAGTTTGAATACAGCTATGAAGTGAAAGTTATGAGTGTATTGTATGGATTGAGTGAAGGGGAGAGGAATGAGTTAGAGTCTATTATCAAATCAAGTTTAGGTCTTCATGTAATGTGTAAGGTTTATGGATTTTGGTATACTATGGATAACCATTGTGTGTACATGGTTTCTGAGGCATTTAGTGGGAGTTTGTTAGGGAAGGTGAGTGTGTTAAGGAATGCAATTCCTGAGAAAAATGTTGAGGAAAAGGTCAATGATGAAACTGGGTTAGTGATAGTTGGTTCGGATATTTGTCAAGCGGTGAACGATTTGCATTTGAGAGGATTGCTTCCGGGTTATTTGGGACTTTCTTGTTTTGGTTTTGACAAGTTTGACCGTGTTTATGTTGACATCAGTGAGGTTTTGGCAACGGGAAAGAGAGTTCGCAAGACGCTTACAGAGGTTGTTGTAGGCGAGAAAGGAACTTGTAGTGAACATTTGGTGGTGAAATTGAAAAATAACATAGTAGAGGATTGTGTTTTTGTTAGTCCAGAGGTATTGTTTGAGTTGCTGAAACTGGATGGTATTGTGATAGAATTAGGCAGCTCAAGGCATCGTGTTGGATATGGTTCTGATATTTGGTCATTAGCTTGTGTAATTATTTCACTTCTAGTTGGTAAACCATTCGCTGAAGAGATGCAGAATTATTTGAGTTATCTGTTTACTGCAGTTAGAGATGAAAAAGGTGTTGACTATGTTGGAGGGTACATGGAGTGGAGGCAAAAGATCATGATTCTAATTGAATGCAGAGTGGGGTCAGAATTTATTAATGTGACAGAGATTCTCCTTAAATGCTTGGATTATAATCCAGCAAATAGGCCACTTGCATCTGAACTGTGGAGAACATTAAGAGTTCTTGTGATTAAACCTGAACTTGATGAGGTAATAGACTTAAGGcaggaagaagaaaaggaaaacatgtGTAATTGCCTAATTCTTGGAGACCTTTGTCAGTCAGCCGACAAGATTAGAAACCAATCATCGAGGTGCACCAGTGATACTTGCGTTGTGGAAAATGCAAACCAAGAGGAGGCTGATGGTGTTGAAAAATTAGGGGCTGATAAAGATGTCGTTGAGGGCCTCTCCGGGGGTCAAGTGAAATGTATTGATCTTAAAGGACATCTTAATTGTATCACAGGGTTTAGCAACTGGAGGTGCAAACACTGCCTGTTTCATTTTGAAATCCTAATACTACATAATCTTTCTTGA